A single region of the Nicotiana sylvestris chromosome 6, ASM39365v2, whole genome shotgun sequence genome encodes:
- the LOC138870451 gene encoding secreted RxLR effector protein 161-like, with product MVEGSTQLHEKLPFALLGYRTTIRTLVGSTPYLLVYGTEAVIPAEVEIPSPRILAEAKIDDDEWVKTRLEQLSLIDEKRLAAVCHGQLYQQRMTRSTLLESHLNLSRDQSPKTNEERKYMPKVPYASTVGSLMYVMVCTRPDIAHAVRVISRYMSDLGKEHWESVKWILLYLKSTTGTTLCFKKSNIILQGFADANLGRDLDSQKSTTGYVFTLGGTAVSWTFRLHKSVALSTIEVEYMAIS from the exons atggtggagggttctacaCAGTtgcatgaaaagctgccttttgcattgctgggttatcgcactactattcgtacTTTAGTAGGGTCGACTCCTTATTTgctggtgtatggcaccgaagcagtgatacctgcagaagtggaaatcccatccccTCGAATTCTCGCGGAGGCTAAaatcgatgatgatgagtgggtcaaaacccgtctggaacaattGAGcctgatcgatgagaaaagattggcagcagtgtgtcatggccagttgtatcaacagagaatg ACCAGAAGCACTCTACTCGAAAGCCATCTTAATCTATCGAGGGACCAATCACCTAAGACAAATGAAGAAAGGAAGTACATGCCCAAAGTTCCATATGCTTCGAcagtaggaagtttgatgtatgttATGGTTTGTACTAGACCTGACATAGCCCATGCAGTTAGAGTTATCAGTAGATACATGTCAGATCtaggaaaggagcattgggaaAGTGTAAAATGGATATTGTTATATCTCAAGAGCACCACAGGTACGACACTTTGTTTTAAAAAGAGCAATATTATCTTACAAGGTTTTGCTGATGCAAATTTAGGCCGCGATCTGGATAGTCAAAAAAGTACCACAGGCTACGTGTTCACCTTGGGTGGTACTGCTGTTAGCTGGACGTTCAGACTTCATAAAAGTGTTGCTCTATCTACCATAGAAGTAGAGTATATGGCAATCTCATAA